The Macaca nemestrina isolate mMacNem1 chromosome 6, mMacNem.hap1, whole genome shotgun sequence genome window below encodes:
- the LOC105463265 gene encoding large ribosomal subunit protein bL36m, producing MANLFIRKMVNPLLYLSRHTVKPRVLSTFLMGSLRGAAPVAVKAGAEVRSLLSPGLLPRLLPALSFKTKVVLKKRCRDCYLVKRRGRWYVCCKTNPRHKQRQM from the coding sequence ATGGCAAATCTTTTTATAAGGAAGATGGTGAACCCTCTGCTATATCTTAGTCGTCACACAGTGAAGCCTCGAGTCCTCTCCACATTTCTGATGGGATCCCTTCGAGGTGCAGCCCCCGTGGCTGTGAAAGCCGGGGCAGAAGTACGCTCACTTCTCTCACCCGGCCTCCTGCCCCGCCTGCTGCCCGCGCTGAGTTTCAAAACCAAGGTGGTTCTTAAGAAGCGCTGCAGGGACTGTTACCTGGTGAAGAGGCGGGGCCGGTGGTACGTCTGTTGTAAAACCAACCCGAGGCACAAGCAGAGACAGATGTAG